Proteins encoded together in one Sinorhizobium meliloti window:
- a CDS encoding META domain-containing protein, with amino-acid sequence MLQALTAASCACVLIELASMQTVAAEKVPEALVGSWLAEDIGGRGVIDDLQTTLEIREDGTYGGMAGCNHFTGTFGLSGATITFGPAAATRKMCVPAVMDQERKFFEALKTELVWRIEGSKLFLGGRNEESVLQLTSMQSRNGNRAELTIEIPDAGAVDRRTVRYACGDKTIEAEYIDAGSASLATFTIEGTFIVASNVISGSGARYAGGRYVWWTKGGEATLFDTMKGEEDPGIACKEVE; translated from the coding sequence ATGCTGCAAGCCCTGACCGCCGCATCTTGCGCCTGCGTGCTGATCGAGCTTGCCTCCATGCAGACGGTGGCTGCCGAAAAGGTGCCGGAGGCGCTCGTCGGCTCGTGGCTTGCCGAGGACATAGGCGGCCGGGGCGTGATCGATGATCTTCAGACGACGCTCGAGATTCGTGAGGACGGCACCTATGGCGGCATGGCCGGCTGCAATCACTTCACCGGAACGTTCGGCCTCTCCGGCGCGACGATCACCTTCGGGCCGGCTGCCGCCACCCGCAAGATGTGCGTACCGGCGGTCATGGACCAGGAGCGGAAGTTCTTCGAAGCGCTTAAGACGGAGCTTGTCTGGCGAATAGAGGGATCCAAGCTCTTTCTCGGCGGGCGAAACGAGGAGAGCGTGCTGCAGCTAACCTCGATGCAGTCGCGGAACGGCAACCGCGCAGAACTGACGATCGAAATTCCCGACGCCGGCGCAGTCGACCGGCGGACGGTTCGCTATGCCTGCGGCGACAAGACGATCGAGGCCGAATACATCGACGCCGGGTCCGCGTCGCTCGCGACCTTCACCATCGAGGGCACGTTCATCGTGGCATCGAACGTGATTTCCGGATCGGGCGCCAGATATGCCGGCGGCCGATATGTCTGGTGGACGAAGGGTGGCGAGGCGACGCTTTTCGATACGATGAAGGGCGAGGAGGACCCGGGGATAGCATGCAAGGAAGTAGAATAG
- the dxr gene encoding 1-deoxy-D-xylulose-5-phosphate reductoisomerase, giving the protein MASGDDFKRRLTILGSTGSIGTNTLDVVERLGGCDRFAIAALTGNGNIPLLAEQARRVGAELAVTADEHRYGELREALSGSGIDVAAGRSGLIEAAERDAGWVMAAIVGNAGLGPTLAATRRGADIALANKECLVSAGSLFIEAVSAGGGRLLPVDSEHNAIFQVLENDQRHAVERIVLTASGGPFRTSTLDEMRHVTADTARAHPNWSMGLKISIDSASMFNKALEMIEARHLFRLRPDQIEVIVHPQSVIHSMVGYTDGSVLAQLGCPDMRTAIGYALSYPERCRLPVERLDFARLARLDFEAPDEVRFPALRLARRAMEEGGVQGAVLNGAKETALEAFIKGHVGFLAMAEIVERVMDALAGLPAAANMDDVFAADEKARRAAAEMIR; this is encoded by the coding sequence ATGGCATCCGGCGATGATTTCAAGCGCCGTCTGACGATACTGGGTTCCACCGGATCGATCGGGACCAATACGCTCGACGTGGTCGAACGGCTCGGCGGGTGCGATCGATTCGCCATCGCCGCGCTGACCGGCAACGGCAACATCCCGCTGCTTGCGGAGCAGGCCCGCCGCGTCGGCGCGGAGCTCGCAGTTACCGCCGACGAGCATCGCTACGGCGAACTCAGGGAGGCGCTGAGCGGCAGCGGTATCGACGTCGCCGCCGGGCGCAGCGGCCTGATCGAGGCGGCCGAACGGGACGCGGGCTGGGTTATGGCGGCGATCGTCGGCAATGCCGGTCTTGGCCCGACACTTGCCGCCACCCGCCGCGGCGCCGACATCGCACTCGCCAACAAGGAATGCCTCGTTTCCGCCGGCAGCCTTTTCATCGAAGCCGTCAGCGCTGGTGGCGGACGGCTGCTGCCGGTCGACAGCGAGCACAATGCGATCTTCCAGGTGCTGGAGAACGACCAGCGCCATGCCGTCGAGCGCATCGTGCTTACCGCCTCCGGCGGTCCGTTCCGCACCAGCACCCTCGACGAAATGCGGCACGTGACGGCGGATACGGCCCGCGCCCATCCGAACTGGTCGATGGGCCTCAAGATCTCGATCGACAGCGCCTCCATGTTCAACAAGGCGCTCGAGATGATCGAGGCGCGCCACCTCTTCCGCCTGAGGCCGGACCAGATCGAGGTGATCGTCCACCCGCAATCCGTGATCCACTCGATGGTCGGCTATACGGACGGGTCCGTCCTCGCCCAGCTCGGCTGCCCCGACATGCGCACGGCCATCGGCTATGCGCTTTCCTACCCCGAGCGCTGCCGTCTGCCGGTCGAGCGCCTGGACTTCGCCAGGCTCGCCCGGCTCGATTTCGAAGCCCCGGACGAAGTCCGCTTCCCGGCGCTGAGGCTCGCGCGCCGCGCCATGGAGGAAGGCGGCGTCCAGGGTGCCGTGCTGAACGGCGCCAAGGAGACCGCACTCGAGGCGTTCATCAAAGGCCACGTCGGCTTCCTGGCCATGGCGGAAATCGTCGAGAGAGTGATGGACGCGCTTGCCGGCCTGCCGGCTGCGGCGAACATGGACGACGTCTTTGCCGCGGATGAAAAAGCGCGGCGGGCGGCTGCCGAGATGATCCGGTAG
- the hemA gene encoding 5-aminolevulinate synthase, protein MDFESFFKNELDGLHQEGRYRVFADLARHRGSFPKATRYTADGAQEVTVWCSNDYLGMGQCPIVTEAMKNAIDECGAGAGGTRNISGTNHYHVLLERELADLHGKESALLFTSGYVSNWAALGTLCSKIPGVIVFSDAGNHASMIEGIRHSKCERVIFKHNSVADLEAKLAAADPRAPKIIAFESVYSMDGDIAPIEEFCDLADKYGAMTYLDEVHAVGMYGPRGGGIAEREGLMHRLTVIEGTLGKAFGVMGGYITGSAALCDFIRSFASGFIFTTALPPALAAGALASIRHLKESQVERFAHQERVRRLRSLLDQRGIPHMVNPSHIVPVIVGDAAKCKWISDLLLDNFGIYVQPINYPTVPKKTERLRITPTPLHSDADIDHLVGALHSLWSRCALARAVA, encoded by the coding sequence ATGGATTTCGAGAGTTTCTTCAAAAACGAGCTGGATGGGCTGCATCAGGAAGGCCGTTACCGGGTTTTCGCCGATCTCGCCCGCCATCGCGGCAGCTTCCCCAAGGCGACGCGTTACACGGCCGATGGCGCCCAGGAAGTGACCGTATGGTGCTCGAATGACTATCTCGGCATGGGCCAGTGTCCCATCGTCACCGAGGCGATGAAGAACGCGATCGACGAATGCGGCGCCGGCGCCGGCGGCACCCGCAACATCTCCGGCACCAACCATTACCATGTGCTGCTCGAGCGCGAGCTCGCCGACCTGCATGGCAAGGAATCGGCTCTTCTGTTCACCTCCGGTTACGTTTCGAACTGGGCCGCGCTCGGGACGCTCTGCTCCAAAATTCCCGGCGTTATCGTCTTTTCGGATGCCGGCAACCACGCTTCGATGATCGAGGGCATCCGCCATTCGAAATGCGAGCGGGTCATCTTCAAGCACAATTCGGTAGCGGACCTCGAGGCCAAGCTTGCAGCCGCCGACCCGCGCGCGCCTAAAATCATCGCCTTCGAATCCGTCTATTCGATGGATGGCGACATCGCGCCGATCGAGGAATTCTGCGATCTCGCCGACAAATACGGCGCGATGACCTATCTGGACGAAGTTCATGCGGTCGGCATGTACGGCCCGCGCGGCGGCGGCATTGCCGAGCGCGAGGGGCTGATGCACCGGCTGACGGTCATTGAAGGCACGCTCGGCAAGGCCTTCGGCGTCATGGGCGGCTACATCACCGGATCGGCGGCGCTCTGCGACTTCATCCGCTCCTTCGCTTCCGGTTTCATCTTTACGACGGCGCTGCCGCCGGCGCTCGCCGCCGGCGCGCTCGCCTCCATTCGCCACCTGAAGGAAAGCCAGGTCGAACGCTTCGCGCATCAGGAGCGCGTGCGCCGGCTTCGTTCGCTGCTCGACCAGCGCGGTATTCCGCATATGGTCAATCCGAGCCATATCGTGCCGGTCATCGTTGGCGACGCCGCCAAGTGCAAGTGGATATCCGACCTGCTGCTCGACAATTTCGGCATCTACGTCCAGCCGATCAATTACCCGACCGTGCCGAAGAAGACCGAGCGCCTGCGCATCACGCCGACCCCCCTGCATTCTGACGCCGATATCGACCATCTGGTCGGCGCGCTGCATTCGCTCTGGTCGCGCTGTGCGCTGGCGAGGGCCGTGGCGTAA
- a CDS encoding FAD binding domain-containing protein, translated as MYETNYHRASSVEEAAKLMGTAAEGKYLSGGMTLIPTMKQRLAAPSDLVDLRHIAEMKGITVDGRSIRIGAATTHEEVATSAALAAVCPAICGLASHIGDPHVRHMGTIGGSIANNDPAADYPAAMLALDAVIVTDRREVKAEDFFTGLFETALEDGEIVTAVRFEAPAKAAYRKFPNPASRYAMTGVFVVRRDDGAVRVGVTGAGSDGVFRHPDLEAALAANWSPGAVDNVKVDDSNLLSDIHASAAYRANLVKVMTKRAVAAA; from the coding sequence ATGTATGAGACCAACTATCATCGGGCCTCCTCGGTCGAAGAGGCAGCGAAGCTGATGGGGACCGCCGCGGAGGGAAAATATCTCTCCGGCGGCATGACGCTCATCCCGACGATGAAGCAGCGGCTCGCCGCCCCGAGCGACCTTGTCGATCTCAGGCACATTGCCGAGATGAAGGGGATCACCGTCGACGGCCGGTCGATCAGGATCGGCGCGGCGACGACGCATGAGGAGGTCGCGACCTCCGCCGCGCTTGCCGCGGTCTGTCCGGCCATTTGCGGGCTTGCCAGCCACATAGGTGATCCGCATGTCCGCCACATGGGTACGATCGGCGGCTCCATCGCCAACAACGATCCGGCGGCGGACTATCCGGCCGCGATGCTGGCGCTCGATGCGGTGATCGTCACCGACAGGCGCGAGGTCAAGGCTGAAGACTTCTTCACCGGTCTCTTCGAAACGGCGCTCGAAGACGGTGAGATCGTGACCGCCGTCCGCTTCGAAGCGCCGGCGAAAGCGGCCTATCGGAAGTTCCCCAATCCGGCATCGCGCTATGCGATGACCGGCGTCTTCGTCGTCCGTCGTGACGATGGCGCAGTGCGCGTTGGCGTGACCGGAGCCGGGTCGGACGGCGTCTTCCGCCATCCGGACCTCGAGGCGGCGCTTGCCGCCAACTGGTCGCCGGGTGCCGTCGACAATGTGAAGGTGGACGATTCGAACCTGCTTTCCGATATTCATGCAAGCGCCGCCTATCGCGCCAATCTCGTCAAGGTGATGACGAAACGCGCCGTGGCGGCCGCCTGA
- a CDS encoding xanthine dehydrogenase family protein molybdopterin-binding subunit — protein MGVEGIGARVARKEDKRFLTGKGRYTDDMVVPGMKYAVFVRSPHAHATIRSIDATSAKAMPGVIDVLDGKQLLADGIGNLICGWMIHSKDGSPMRMGAWRPLAHETVRYVGDAVAIVVADSVAQARDAAEAVVVDYETLPVVTDTLQALGEGEPQIHPEAPGNLIFDWELGDAGAADQAIAAAAHVTELKIINNRLSPNAMEPRATLGIYDAGDDHFTCYTTSQNPHLARLVMSAFYNVAPENKLRVIAPDVGGGFGSKIFIYPEEIVCLWASKRTGVPVKWTADRTEAFLTDAHGRDHVSTVKMAFDSSNRITALKVDTIANLGAYMSLFSSCVPTYLYATLLSGQYAIPAIHANVRTVYTNTAPVDAYRGAGRPEATYLLERTIETAARELGVSPAELRRINFIRTFPHQTPVIMNYDAGDYEASLKGAMEAADWDGFAARKAEAERRGMKRGIGMSCYIEACGLAPSAAVGSLGAGVGLWESAEVRVNAVGTIEVMTGSHSHGQGHETTFAQVVAERFGVPIDSVNIVHGDTDKVQMGMGTYGSRSGAVGMSAVFKALDKVEAKAKRIAAHLMEADESDIVIEDGALKVAGTDRSVPWSQVALASYTAHNLPPGMEPGLKEGAFYDPSNFTFPAGCYICEVEVDPETGQTKIVQFVAADDFGNIINPLIVEGQVHGGLAQGIGQALLEGVHYDQSGQLLTASYMDYAMPRADDLPSFTVTTSNTPCPSNPLGVKGCGEAGAIGSPPALINAITDAIGTNELTMPATSQKVWAAVHSAH, from the coding sequence ATGGGCGTTGAAGGCATCGGCGCGCGGGTGGCGCGCAAGGAAGACAAGCGCTTTCTGACCGGCAAGGGGCGTTATACGGACGACATGGTCGTGCCCGGCATGAAGTATGCGGTTTTCGTGCGCAGCCCGCATGCGCATGCGACCATCAGGAGCATCGACGCGACGTCGGCCAAGGCGATGCCGGGCGTGATCGACGTGCTCGACGGCAAGCAACTGCTGGCGGATGGGATCGGCAATCTCATCTGCGGTTGGATGATCCACTCGAAGGACGGCTCACCGATGCGCATGGGCGCATGGCGGCCGCTTGCCCACGAGACCGTGCGCTATGTCGGCGACGCGGTGGCGATCGTCGTCGCCGACAGTGTCGCGCAAGCCCGCGACGCGGCGGAAGCGGTGGTCGTGGATTACGAAACCCTGCCGGTCGTCACCGATACGCTCCAGGCACTGGGCGAGGGCGAGCCGCAGATCCATCCGGAAGCGCCGGGCAATCTGATCTTTGATTGGGAGCTTGGCGACGCGGGTGCGGCCGACCAGGCGATCGCTGCTGCGGCGCATGTCACGGAACTGAAGATCATCAACAACCGCTTGTCGCCGAATGCGATGGAGCCGCGCGCGACACTCGGTATCTATGATGCCGGCGACGACCATTTCACCTGCTATACCACCAGCCAGAACCCGCATCTTGCCCGGCTGGTGATGAGCGCCTTCTACAATGTCGCGCCCGAGAACAAGCTCCGGGTGATCGCTCCGGACGTCGGCGGTGGCTTCGGCTCCAAGATTTTCATCTATCCGGAAGAGATCGTCTGTCTGTGGGCCTCGAAGCGTACCGGCGTGCCGGTGAAATGGACCGCGGACCGCACCGAGGCCTTCCTGACGGACGCGCACGGCCGCGATCATGTGTCGACGGTGAAGATGGCATTCGACAGCAGCAATCGGATCACCGCGCTGAAGGTCGACACCATCGCCAATCTCGGCGCGTATATGTCTCTCTTCTCCTCCTGCGTGCCGACCTATCTCTATGCGACGCTCCTCTCCGGGCAGTATGCGATCCCGGCGATCCATGCCAATGTCCGCACCGTCTATACCAATACGGCGCCGGTCGACGCCTATCGCGGCGCCGGGCGGCCGGAGGCCACATACCTGCTGGAGCGCACGATCGAGACGGCCGCGCGCGAGCTCGGCGTTTCCCCTGCGGAACTCAGGCGCATCAACTTCATCCGCACCTTCCCCCATCAGACGCCGGTGATCATGAACTACGATGCGGGCGATTACGAAGCGTCGCTCAAGGGGGCGATGGAGGCGGCCGATTGGGACGGCTTCGCCGCGCGCAAGGCGGAAGCCGAGCGGCGGGGAATGAAGCGCGGCATCGGCATGAGCTGCTATATCGAAGCCTGCGGACTGGCGCCTTCCGCCGCCGTCGGATCGCTCGGCGCCGGCGTCGGCCTGTGGGAATCGGCCGAAGTCAGGGTCAACGCGGTCGGCACGATCGAGGTGATGACCGGCTCGCACAGCCACGGCCAGGGACACGAAACGACCTTCGCCCAGGTGGTTGCGGAGCGTTTCGGCGTACCGATCGACAGCGTCAATATCGTCCATGGCGATACCGACAAGGTGCAGATGGGCATGGGAACCTATGGTTCCCGCTCCGGTGCCGTCGGAATGTCGGCCGTCTTCAAGGCGCTCGACAAGGTCGAGGCCAAGGCCAAAAGGATTGCGGCCCATCTGATGGAGGCGGACGAGAGCGACATCGTCATCGAGGACGGCGCGCTCAAGGTGGCCGGCACCGACAGGTCGGTCCCCTGGTCGCAGGTGGCGCTTGCTTCCTATACGGCGCATAACCTGCCGCCCGGCATGGAGCCGGGCCTCAAGGAGGGCGCCTTCTACGATCCCAGCAACTTCACCTTCCCGGCGGGTTGCTATATCTGCGAAGTGGAAGTGGATCCGGAAACGGGCCAGACGAAGATCGTGCAGTTCGTCGCGGCGGACGATTTCGGAAATATCATCAACCCGCTGATCGTCGAGGGCCAGGTGCATGGCGGGCTGGCGCAGGGCATAGGCCAGGCGCTGCTCGAAGGGGTGCATTACGACCAGAGCGGGCAGCTGCTGACGGCGAGCTACATGGACTACGCCATGCCGCGCGCCGACGACCTGCCTTCGTTCACGGTGACGACCTCGAACACGCCCTGCCCAAGCAACCCGCTCGGGGTCAAGGGCTGCGGCGAGGCGGGGGCGATCGGCTCGCCGCCGGCGCTGATCAACGCCATCACGGACGCGATCGGCACCAACGAGCTCACCATGCCGGCGACCTCGCAAAAGGTCTGGGCGGCGGTGCATAGCGCGCATTGA
- a CDS encoding (2Fe-2S)-binding protein, with the protein MAKITMTVNGRQVSGTCDDRTLLVHFIRENLGLTGTHVGCDTTQCGACVVHMDGQSVKSCSILAAQAAGSTITTIEGLASNGELHPVQAAFKTYHGLQCGFCTPGMVMTAVDMIRRHGGNLDEATVRAELEGNICRCTGYHNIVQAILAAAAGTGGVRQAAE; encoded by the coding sequence ATGGCGAAAATAACGATGACGGTCAACGGCCGCCAGGTAAGTGGTACCTGCGACGACCGAACGCTGCTGGTGCACTTTATCCGCGAAAATCTCGGCCTGACCGGGACGCATGTCGGCTGCGACACGACGCAGTGCGGCGCTTGCGTCGTTCACATGGACGGGCAATCGGTGAAAAGCTGTTCCATCCTTGCCGCGCAAGCGGCCGGCTCGACGATCACGACGATCGAGGGCCTGGCGTCGAACGGCGAGCTTCACCCGGTCCAGGCGGCTTTCAAGACGTATCACGGACTGCAATGCGGCTTCTGCACGCCGGGCATGGTCATGACCGCCGTCGACATGATCCGTCGACATGGCGGCAATCTTGACGAGGCGACGGTACGCGCCGAGCTGGAAGGCAACATCTGTCGCTGCACCGGCTATCACAACATCGTCCAGGCGATCCTGGCCGCCGCGGCCGGGACGGGCGGCGTTCGCCAGGCGGCAGAATGA
- a CDS encoding glycine zipper domain-containing protein, whose translation MKKAIALVLVALSVASCTQTEKGAGIGAVSGAIIGGAVTGDVRGAAVGAAIGGVSGAVIGHVTDQPGQCYYRDRYGRRYIDRC comes from the coding sequence ATGAAGAAAGCCATCGCGCTTGTGTTGGTCGCCCTGTCGGTCGCGAGCTGCACGCAAACCGAAAAGGGTGCCGGTATCGGCGCCGTATCGGGGGCAATCATCGGGGGCGCGGTCACCGGCGACGTCCGCGGCGCGGCTGTCGGCGCGGCGATCGGCGGCGTATCCGGCGCCGTTATCGGCCACGTCACCGACCAGCCGGGCCAGTGCTACTACCGCGACCGCTACGGCCGCCGCTACATCGACCGCTGCTGA
- a CDS encoding adenylate/guanylate cyclase domain-containing protein produces MEQRLAAVLAADMAGYSRLMEADEAGTIARLRTHRIELIDPAIAKNKGHLIKTTGDGMLVEFQSVTDAVKCAVEIQSRMKRRNADVAQDRRIEFRIGINLGDIIFEEDDIFGDGVNIAARIEQLADVGGICVTAAVATQVADRIDVPIEDLGEKMLKNISRPIHLFRVGIEGPVLPSFPEATDAPRSVSKPSIVVLPFDNMSGDPDQEFFADGLTEDIITELSRRHELFVISRNSSFVYKNQPVNVREAAEKLGAQYLVEGSVRKIGDRVRVTVQLIDAVNDAHIWADKYDRRLDDIFAIQDEVTAAIAATLPGRVEAAQRDLLARTKPANMAAYECALAAKVLHHRSTVADNEQARALIDRAVALDPDYAHAHAWRACILGQAWVHGWCEDKDAVWAEIVAELDRALALDDNDADVHRILAAVNVNNNALTTARYHQERALSLNPNYDLVVVQQGELLTWLGRPEEGVEWIRKAMQLNPHHPERFWSHLGKAHFAARQYGEAVEAFMHLSVMDHVQHAFVAACYGWLGDDIAAHAHMEKVRALAPDFDLDAFLATQHYVQESDLQHLSEGLVKAGAKGGSAAANGIAAQ; encoded by the coding sequence ATGGAACAGAGACTAGCCGCAGTGCTGGCAGCCGATATGGCAGGCTATAGCCGCCTGATGGAGGCCGATGAAGCCGGTACCATCGCCCGCCTCAGGACTCATCGGATAGAACTGATCGATCCGGCCATTGCAAAGAACAAGGGCCACCTCATCAAGACCACGGGCGACGGCATGCTGGTCGAATTCCAGAGCGTGACCGACGCGGTAAAATGCGCCGTCGAGATCCAGAGCCGCATGAAGCGGCGCAATGCCGACGTGGCGCAGGACCGGCGGATCGAGTTCAGGATCGGCATAAATCTCGGCGACATCATCTTCGAGGAGGACGACATCTTCGGCGACGGCGTGAACATCGCCGCCCGTATCGAGCAGCTGGCCGATGTGGGCGGCATCTGCGTGACGGCTGCGGTGGCGACGCAAGTCGCCGACCGGATCGATGTCCCCATCGAGGATTTGGGCGAGAAGATGCTGAAGAACATCAGCCGCCCCATTCATCTCTTCCGAGTCGGGATCGAGGGGCCTGTCCTGCCATCCTTCCCGGAGGCTACGGATGCGCCGCGCTCCGTTTCCAAACCTTCGATCGTGGTGCTGCCGTTCGACAATATGAGCGGCGATCCCGACCAGGAGTTTTTCGCAGACGGCCTGACGGAGGACATCATCACCGAGCTGTCCCGCCGGCACGAGCTGTTCGTCATCTCGCGCAACTCCAGCTTCGTCTACAAGAACCAGCCGGTAAACGTGCGCGAGGCGGCCGAGAAGCTCGGAGCGCAATATCTGGTGGAGGGCAGCGTCCGCAAGATCGGCGACAGGGTGCGCGTGACGGTCCAGCTCATCGACGCGGTCAACGACGCTCATATCTGGGCCGACAAATACGACCGGAGACTGGACGACATCTTCGCCATCCAGGACGAGGTGACGGCGGCGATAGCGGCAACGCTTCCGGGGCGCGTCGAGGCCGCGCAGCGGGACCTGCTCGCCCGCACGAAGCCGGCCAATATGGCCGCCTACGAATGTGCCCTTGCCGCCAAGGTGCTGCATCACCGGAGCACCGTCGCGGATAACGAGCAGGCCCGGGCCCTCATCGACAGGGCTGTCGCGCTCGATCCCGACTATGCGCATGCCCATGCCTGGCGGGCCTGCATCCTCGGGCAAGCCTGGGTCCACGGCTGGTGCGAAGACAAGGATGCGGTCTGGGCCGAGATCGTTGCGGAGCTGGACCGGGCGCTGGCGCTCGACGACAACGACGCCGACGTGCATCGCATCCTCGCGGCGGTTAATGTGAACAACAATGCGTTGACGACGGCGCGCTACCATCAGGAGCGTGCCCTTTCCCTCAATCCCAATTACGACCTGGTTGTGGTCCAGCAGGGCGAACTGCTGACCTGGCTGGGGCGACCGGAAGAGGGCGTCGAGTGGATCCGCAAGGCCATGCAGCTCAATCCTCATCATCCGGAACGCTTCTGGAGCCACCTCGGCAAGGCTCACTTCGCCGCCCGGCAGTATGGAGAGGCGGTCGAGGCCTTCATGCACCTCTCGGTGATGGACCACGTCCAGCATGCATTCGTCGCGGCCTGCTACGGCTGGCTCGGGGATGACATTGCGGCTCACGCCCATATGGAGAAGGTCCGGGCGCTCGCCCCGGATTTCGACCTCGACGCGTTTCTCGCCACGCAGCACTACGTCCAGGAATCGGACCTGCAACACCTCAGCGAAGGGCTTGTCAAAGCGGGAGCGAAGGGCGGATCGGCGGCGGCGAACGGGATCGCAGCGCAATAG
- a CDS encoding alpha/beta hydrolase, producing MINSPGSVKHRFLDLDGIRVFYREAGPPDAPIVLLPHGYPCSSYEFRNFMPLLADRWRLVAPDFPGSGYSDTPDDFAYGFDGFADFLEAFIRRLGLDRFALYLHDFGSQIGLRLAIRRPERISALIIQNGDIYEDELGPKYAPLQEYFRNPTPEGRAKLGEAVSEEGYRDEYLNDVRPELAERISPDLWKLHWSMTTAKRREIAIDVIAGLRENLAWFERYQSYLREHRPPTLIVWGPQDGYMPEASARAYLRDLPNAELHLIDGGHWLLETNLSEVVSLCRDFLSRASAK from the coding sequence ATGATCAATTCGCCAGGCTCCGTGAAACATCGCTTCCTCGATCTGGACGGCATCCGGGTCTTCTACCGCGAGGCAGGACCGCCGGACGCGCCGATCGTGCTCCTTCCCCACGGCTACCCGTGCTCATCCTACGAGTTTCGCAATTTCATGCCGCTGCTGGCCGACCGGTGGAGGCTTGTCGCTCCGGATTTCCCCGGATCCGGATACAGCGACACGCCGGACGACTTCGCCTACGGCTTCGACGGCTTCGCAGATTTTCTCGAAGCCTTCATCCGGCGCCTGGGCCTCGATCGTTTCGCACTTTATCTACATGACTTCGGCTCTCAGATCGGCCTTCGGCTGGCCATTCGCCGGCCGGAGCGCATTTCCGCACTGATCATTCAAAATGGCGACATCTACGAGGATGAGCTCGGACCTAAATACGCACCGTTGCAGGAGTATTTCCGCAATCCCACGCCGGAGGGCCGGGCCAAACTCGGCGAAGCCGTAAGCGAGGAAGGATACCGCGACGAATACCTCAACGACGTCCGGCCCGAGCTTGCCGAGCGGATTTCTCCCGACCTGTGGAAGCTCCATTGGTCCATGACAACGGCCAAGCGGCGTGAGATCGCCATAGACGTCATCGCGGGGCTGCGGGAAAATCTCGCCTGGTTCGAGCGCTACCAGAGTTACCTGCGCGAACATCGACCGCCGACGCTGATCGTCTGGGGTCCGCAGGACGGCTACATGCCCGAGGCCTCCGCCCGAGCCTATCTCCGCGACCTGCCCAATGCCGAACTGCATCTCATCGACGGCGGCCATTGGTTGCTGGAGACCAACCTGTCCGAGGTCGTCTCCCTCTGCCGAGATTTCCTTTCGCGCGCTTCGGCGAAATGA